One window of Nostoc sp. C052 genomic DNA carries:
- the pyrF gene encoding orotidine-5'-phosphate decarboxylase has translation MGNGEQAEQRVIVALDVPDVESAIALIDQLPQVGFWKVGLELFTSTGPKILEVLKSRQKRIFLDLKFDDIPNTVAGACRSAAKYGVDLLTIHATAGRDALKAATEAAQEGAAKAGVQPPKLIAITLLTSISARQLAFDLKIPLELPEYALEMALLAQESGLDGVVCSPQEVAQLRQTCGDDFLLVCPGVRPTWADQGDQKRSLTPSQAIIAGADYLVIGRPITAATEPKLAWKRISEELTTVA, from the coding sequence ATGGGGAATGGGGAACAGGCAGAACAACGAGTGATTGTAGCCTTGGATGTGCCAGATGTAGAAAGTGCGATCGCTCTTATAGATCAACTTCCGCAAGTTGGTTTTTGGAAAGTTGGCTTAGAGTTGTTTACCAGCACTGGCCCGAAAATTCTGGAAGTGCTGAAGTCTCGACAAAAGCGCATTTTCTTAGATTTAAAGTTTGATGATATCCCCAATACCGTTGCTGGTGCTTGCCGGAGTGCAGCTAAATACGGAGTGGATTTACTGACAATTCATGCCACTGCTGGTAGAGATGCCTTGAAAGCCGCAACTGAGGCGGCACAGGAAGGGGCTGCAAAAGCAGGTGTACAACCACCAAAGTTAATTGCTATTACTCTGCTAACGAGCATTTCTGCTAGACAGTTGGCGTTTGATTTAAAGATTCCCCTAGAGTTACCAGAATATGCTCTAGAAATGGCCCTGCTAGCTCAAGAATCTGGTTTGGATGGGGTAGTTTGTTCGCCCCAAGAGGTGGCACAGCTACGACAAACTTGTGGAGATGACTTTTTGCTGGTTTGTCCGGGAGTTAGACCAACTTGGGCAGATCAAGGCGATCAAAAGCGATCGCTCACCCCATCCCAAGCAATCATCGCTGGTGCAGATTATCTCGTGATTGGTCGCCCCATCACCGCTGCTACTGAGCCTAAGTTAGCCTGGAAGAGGATTTCTGAGGAGTTAACTACGGTGGCATGA
- the tyrS gene encoding tyrosine--tRNA ligase — MTNLTSRVESITSSESLTKEQDFAWLRRGVVEVFPQSVDVNSESLERLLLTTNQPLRVKLGIDPTGTDIHLGHSIPVRKLRGFQDAGHTAVLIIGDFTARIGDPTGKSEVRRQLTEADVAQNAQTYLDQVRPILDFDTPGRLEVRYNSEWLSELNLEKILELLSTMTVGQMLAKEGFADRYKKENPIFIHEFLYPLMQGFDSVAVEADVELGGTDQKFNIAVGRDLQRHFGQKPQFGMLLPILIGTDGVQKMSKSLGNYIGLSEHPGQKYQKLQGVPDHLLEQYFELLTNLPLDQLPENPRDRQTLLAYEVVKQYHGETAAQEAKEAAQSGGKEGAVPEFSLSSGVQQFPTKLAYILNVTGLCKSTGEGKRKIQEGGVRLDGDRITDADITFDAPAQLQGKVLQVGKNKFVRLV; from the coding sequence ATAACCAACTTAACTTCTAGAGTAGAAAGCATAACTAGTAGTGAATCTCTTACTAAAGAGCAAGATTTTGCTTGGCTGCGTCGTGGTGTAGTAGAAGTTTTCCCACAATCAGTTGATGTTAACAGCGAAAGTCTAGAAAGGCTATTACTAACTACAAATCAACCTTTGAGGGTCAAATTAGGGATTGACCCTACTGGTACTGATATTCATCTTGGTCATAGCATACCAGTACGAAAACTGCGAGGATTTCAAGATGCAGGACATACAGCAGTTTTAATTATTGGCGATTTTACAGCGCGTATTGGCGATCCAACTGGTAAATCTGAAGTGCGTCGTCAGCTTACAGAAGCAGATGTCGCACAAAATGCTCAGACTTATCTTGACCAAGTACGTCCTATCTTGGATTTTGACACACCAGGAAGGTTAGAGGTGCGCTATAACTCCGAATGGCTCTCTGAACTAAACTTAGAGAAAATTTTGGAGTTACTCTCCACGATGACGGTGGGGCAGATGTTAGCGAAAGAAGGATTTGCCGATCGCTATAAAAAAGAGAATCCGATTTTTATCCATGAGTTCCTGTACCCGTTAATGCAAGGTTTTGATTCGGTTGCAGTTGAGGCAGATGTGGAATTAGGAGGAACCGATCAGAAATTTAACATTGCTGTAGGCAGAGATTTGCAGCGTCATTTTGGACAAAAGCCACAATTTGGGATGCTGCTGCCAATTCTAATTGGCACAGATGGAGTGCAAAAAATGTCCAAGTCTTTAGGTAATTATATCGGATTGTCAGAACACCCAGGGCAAAAGTACCAAAAGTTACAAGGAGTTCCCGATCATCTACTTGAACAGTATTTTGAACTGTTGACAAATTTACCTTTGGATCAACTGCCAGAAAATCCGCGCGATCGCCAAACACTCTTAGCTTATGAAGTTGTCAAGCAGTACCACGGCGAAACCGCAGCCCAAGAAGCAAAAGAAGCAGCCCAAAGCGGTGGCAAGGAAGGTGCAGTTCCAGAATTCTCTCTTTCTTCTGGCGTACAACAGTTTCCTACGAAGTTAGCGTATATTCTCAATGTCACTGGCTTGTGCAAAAGTACAGGCGAAGGAAAGCGGAAAATTCAAGAAGGGGGAGTGCGTTTAGATGGCGATCGCATCACTGATGCTGATATCACTTTCGATGCTCCCGCCCAGTTACAAGGTAAAGTTTTACAAGTTGGGAAAAATAAATTTGTGCGTTTAGTTTGA
- a CDS encoding transglycosylase domain-containing protein: MSSSSALGDKKPQDRASSGFEFLKGVGQVTGGTLLSITMLASSIVAGGLVGLAISFRNLPDVRQLRNFFPSETTYIYDVKGKLLTSIHGEANREVVPLDRISPNLKRAVLASEDSHFYDHHGINPVGVGRAVVVNAVAGGVKEGGSTVTMQLVKNLFLSRKRAFTRKLAEAVLAIRLEQILNKDQILEMYLNQVYWGHNNYGVQTAARSYFNKSSEYLSLGESAMMAGLIQAPEEFSPFVSMKLAKQKQKEVLGRMLELNWISQSDYDDALKQEIKLGRIKSFQGSALPYVTNTVAQELAKKFGRETLLKGGMRVQTTVDADFQIMAEETVTKWHKTLLEQGLSKNQMALVAVDPRTHFIKALVGGIDPKTSEFNRATQAQRQPGSSFKPFVYYTAFASGKYAPDSTVEDSPVSYRDGNGWYSPRNYDNTFRGSMPIRTALAQSRNIPVIKVGKAVGMNRVIETCRTLGITSPMEPVTSLPLGAIGVTPLEMASAYATFANYGWQSPPTVIARVTDSSGNVLLDNTPKPQLVLDPWASAAIIDVMRSVISEGTGKGAAIGRPAAGKTGTTSSEKDIWFVGTVPQLTTAVWVGRDDNRQLADHATGGVMVAPIWKDFMEKALKNVPVENFKPPSQFSRPKSQ; encoded by the coding sequence GTGTCATCGTCTAGTGCTTTGGGAGATAAAAAGCCACAGGATCGGGCTTCATCAGGTTTTGAGTTTTTGAAAGGAGTCGGTCAGGTAACTGGCGGTACTCTCCTTTCAATCACCATGCTGGCAAGTTCCATTGTAGCCGGAGGACTAGTTGGTTTAGCCATCAGTTTCCGTAATTTGCCAGATGTGAGACAGCTACGTAACTTCTTTCCCTCGGAAACGACTTACATTTATGACGTTAAGGGCAAACTCTTAACGAGTATCCACGGGGAAGCCAACCGGGAAGTCGTACCTCTAGATAGAATTTCCCCAAATTTAAAACGGGCCGTGTTGGCAAGTGAAGATAGCCACTTTTACGATCACCACGGTATTAACCCCGTCGGTGTGGGACGTGCTGTGGTAGTTAATGCTGTAGCAGGTGGAGTCAAAGAGGGTGGCTCTACTGTTACTATGCAATTGGTAAAAAATCTGTTTTTGTCTCGCAAGCGCGCTTTTACCCGCAAGTTAGCTGAAGCTGTGCTAGCAATCCGGTTAGAGCAAATTCTCAATAAAGACCAAATATTAGAAATGTACCTCAATCAAGTTTATTGGGGTCATAACAATTATGGTGTACAAACGGCAGCCCGCAGTTATTTTAATAAGTCATCAGAATATTTAAGCTTGGGTGAATCGGCAATGATGGCGGGTTTAATCCAAGCACCAGAAGAATTCAGCCCGTTTGTGAGCATGAAGCTGGCAAAACAGAAGCAAAAAGAAGTGCTAGGACGGATGCTGGAATTGAACTGGATCAGCCAGTCAGACTATGACGATGCCCTCAAACAAGAAATCAAACTTGGGAGAATTAAATCCTTTCAAGGTAGTGCCTTACCTTATGTAACCAATACTGTAGCGCAGGAGTTAGCTAAGAAGTTTGGGCGTGAGACACTGCTCAAAGGCGGGATGCGGGTGCAAACTACAGTTGATGCCGACTTCCAAATCATGGCAGAAGAGACTGTTACCAAGTGGCATAAAACACTTTTAGAGCAGGGATTATCTAAGAATCAAATGGCCCTAGTGGCAGTTGATCCACGTACGCATTTTATCAAAGCATTGGTGGGCGGTATAGATCCTAAGACCAGTGAATTTAATCGTGCAACTCAAGCTCAACGGCAGCCCGGATCTTCTTTTAAACCCTTTGTATATTATACTGCTTTCGCTAGTGGTAAATATGCGCCAGATTCAACGGTGGAAGATTCTCCAGTCAGCTATCGAGATGGTAACGGTTGGTACTCTCCGAGAAATTATGATAATACCTTTAGGGGATCAATGCCAATCCGCACAGCTTTAGCCCAATCACGAAATATTCCCGTGATCAAGGTTGGTAAGGCTGTGGGGATGAATAGGGTGATCGAAACCTGTCGTACCTTGGGTATTACGAGTCCGATGGAACCTGTGACTTCCTTGCCACTTGGAGCAATTGGTGTAACACCTCTGGAAATGGCTAGTGCTTATGCTACCTTCGCTAACTATGGTTGGCAATCTCCACCAACTGTAATTGCCCGTGTCACTGATAGTAGTGGTAATGTCTTGCTGGATAACACCCCTAAACCGCAGCTAGTCCTCGATCCTTGGGCATCAGCAGCAATTATCGATGTGATGCGATCGGTAATCTCTGAGGGTACTGGTAAAGGTGCTGCGATCGGTCGCCCAGCCGCGGGGAAGACGGGAACAACATCATCAGAAAAAGATATTTGGTTTGTGGGTACTGTACCACAGTTAACAACTGCTGTCTGGGTAGGAAGAGACGACAACAGACAGTTAGCTGACCATGCTACAGGTGGTGTTATGGTCGCTCCCATTTGGAAAGATTTTATGGAGAAGGCACTTAAAAACGTACCAGTAGAAAACTTCAAGCCACCTTCGCAGTTTTCTCGTCCCAAGTCACAATAA
- a CDS encoding DUF1825 family protein: MGFFDSEIVQQEAKQLFEDYQALIKLGNGYGKFDREGKKLFIEQMETMMDRYRIFMKRFELSEDFMAQMTVEQLKTQLGQFGVTPQQMFDQMHLTLERMKAELEKQT; the protein is encoded by the coding sequence ATGGGATTCTTCGATTCTGAGATAGTTCAACAAGAAGCAAAACAGCTGTTTGAGGATTATCAAGCGCTGATCAAGCTTGGCAACGGCTACGGCAAATTTGACCGCGAAGGCAAAAAGCTGTTTATTGAGCAAATGGAAACCATGATGGATCGATACCGCATCTTTATGAAGCGCTTCGAGTTATCAGAAGATTTCATGGCGCAAATGACAGTAGAACAGCTAAAAACACAATTAGGTCAGTTTGGTGTAACCCCGCAACAAATGTTTGACCAAATGCACCTTACTTTAGAACGGATGAAAGCCGAGCTAGAAAAACAAACCTAG
- a CDS encoding DnaJ domain-containing protein, which produces MSQIFLPPKWLEQLYDPYAVLGISVSADDRQIFKRYHTLAKLLHPDRYAKSCNPDQQLATAILSYLINPAYEQLKHRHKRLIAIAMLRSDARVLQKQALCAQNTIAEEIREMSPPQAQLFYEEAIASYAEAQYKSLHQFYQVTQQISILNLVYLQLHKPDLFSPQKAVRIIPQIEVKPVELTLNEKTNVQPLLTNYAQRHYQRAIEYVRLANWALAVQELRDAIKLEPNNSNYYALLGLVHLKQQFIGMGRVYIRQALKLNPQDSLALKYAPGLKIQPGENTNPKSMAKALSIAALLSRFSNGKRSQVKC; this is translated from the coding sequence ATGTCACAGATTTTCCTACCACCAAAATGGCTTGAACAGCTTTACGATCCTTACGCTGTGCTAGGAATTTCTGTCAGTGCTGACGATCGCCAGATTTTTAAACGCTATCACACTTTAGCAAAGCTGCTACATCCCGATCGCTATGCCAAAAGCTGCAATCCAGACCAACAATTAGCAACGGCAATACTTAGCTATTTAATCAATCCAGCTTATGAACAACTCAAACATCGACACAAGCGCTTGATTGCCATAGCCATGCTGCGATCGGACGCAAGAGTGTTACAAAAGCAAGCTTTGTGTGCCCAAAATACCATAGCTGAGGAAATTAGGGAAATGTCTCCACCTCAAGCACAATTGTTTTACGAAGAAGCGATCGCCTCCTACGCAGAAGCTCAATACAAATCACTCCATCAGTTTTATCAAGTTACACAACAAATTAGCATACTGAATTTAGTTTACTTACAATTGCATAAACCTGACCTGTTCTCACCACAAAAAGCTGTTCGCATCATCCCTCAAATAGAAGTCAAGCCAGTTGAATTGACATTAAATGAAAAAACTAATGTCCAACCACTTTTGACAAACTACGCTCAACGTCACTACCAGCGAGCTATTGAGTACGTCCGGCTAGCCAACTGGGCCCTAGCTGTGCAAGAACTGCGCGATGCTATCAAGTTAGAGCCAAACAACAGCAACTATTATGCATTATTAGGTTTGGTACATCTAAAACAGCAATTTATTGGTATGGGCAGGGTTTACATCCGTCAAGCATTAAAACTTAACCCGCAAGATTCACTAGCTCTGAAATACGCTCCCGGACTGAAAATTCAACCAGGTGAAAACACCAATCCGAAATCAATGGCAAAAGCTCTGAGTATTGCAGCTTTATTAAGTCGATTTAGCAATGGGAAACGTTCTCAAGTCAAGTGTTGA
- a CDS encoding NINE protein — protein sequence MFTKRKNRSIAAVLAFSGTLTIAGWHKFYLGQPVWGILYFLLSWTPIPRVASAIEGVWYLAQDEEAFDRNFNLGKSAARNSQKVINQVGAIADAMRELDALRQDGLISEYEFEQKRRQLLDQIS from the coding sequence ATGTTCACTAAGCGCAAAAACCGAAGTATTGCTGCTGTTCTAGCTTTTTCTGGCACGTTGACAATTGCAGGATGGCATAAATTTTATCTAGGACAGCCAGTGTGGGGTATTTTATATTTTTTGCTTTCCTGGACGCCTATACCCAGGGTAGCCAGTGCGATTGAGGGAGTTTGGTATTTAGCTCAAGACGAAGAAGCTTTCGATCGCAATTTTAATCTAGGGAAGTCAGCAGCAAGAAACTCACAAAAGGTGATTAATCAGGTAGGAGCGATCGCTGATGCAATGCGGGAATTAGATGCTTTGCGTCAGGATGGACTGATTTCAGAGTATGAATTTGAGCAAAAGCGCCGCCAATTGCTAGACCAGATTTCTTGA
- a CDS encoding ComEA family DNA-binding protein produces the protein MNNWLPLNSRLQKLRAKLLNDPYYRLQSGEEIQIAAKLGIRIDANQATVDDWLRLPGLSIHQARSLVELSRSGVKFYCIEDIAAALGMPAPRLEPLKPLLNFIYYDHESLESPTHLVNPNTATVEKLAQIPFIDLSLAQAMVQNRQSAGPYHNLADFQRRLELTGDAIAQLMYYLTF, from the coding sequence ATGAATAACTGGCTACCTTTAAACTCCAGGCTGCAAAAACTCCGCGCCAAGCTCCTCAACGATCCCTACTATCGCCTACAATCTGGGGAAGAAATTCAGATAGCGGCCAAATTAGGTATCCGCATTGATGCTAATCAAGCAACTGTAGATGATTGGTTACGCTTACCAGGTTTGTCAATTCACCAAGCGCGATCGCTTGTGGAACTTTCCCGTTCGGGTGTGAAATTTTACTGTATTGAAGATATTGCTGCGGCTTTGGGTATGCCAGCGCCGCGTCTGGAGCCATTAAAGCCTCTGCTGAATTTTATTTACTATGACCACGAATCTTTAGAAAGTCCGACGCATTTAGTTAACCCGAACACCGCAACTGTTGAAAAATTAGCACAAATTCCATTTATAGATTTGTCTCTAGCGCAAGCTATGGTGCAAAATCGGCAATCAGCCGGGCCTTATCATAACCTAGCTGATTTCCAACGACGCTTGGAGTTAACTGGGGATGCGATCGCTCAGTTGATGTATTATTTAACGTTTTAG
- the lepB gene encoding signal peptidase I, translated as MVPHESDAKEERASLKVWRSSQENLILIAIALCLAFLIRTFIAEPRYIPSDSMLPTLHTGDRLVVEKISYHFHPPITGDIVVFQPPAELQRRGYPKDQAFIKRVIGEPGEVISVDSGKVYLNGQPLAEDYIAEPPNQPYQPVKVPEDEFFVMGDNRNDSNDSRYWGFLPRKNVIGRATFRFWPLDRIGFI; from the coding sequence ATGGTTCCTCACGAAAGTGATGCAAAAGAAGAACGTGCATCGTTAAAAGTATGGCGTAGTTCGCAAGAAAATCTGATTTTAATTGCGATCGCACTGTGTTTGGCATTCTTAATCAGGACTTTTATTGCTGAACCCCGTTATATACCTTCTGACTCAATGTTGCCTACCTTACATACAGGCGATCGCTTGGTAGTTGAAAAAATCTCCTACCATTTTCACCCTCCTATAACTGGGGATATTGTTGTTTTTCAGCCACCCGCAGAACTACAACGTCGAGGATATCCCAAAGACCAAGCCTTTATCAAGCGGGTTATTGGCGAACCAGGTGAGGTAATTAGTGTTGATTCTGGCAAAGTCTACCTCAACGGTCAACCCTTGGCAGAAGACTACATCGCTGAACCCCCAAATCAGCCATATCAACCAGTGAAAGTCCCAGAAGACGAATTTTTTGTCATGGGAGATAACCGCAACGATAGTAATGACTCTCGCTATTGGGGCTTTTTACCCAGAAAAAATGTCATCGGTCGGGCAACATTTCGCTTTTGGCCTCTCGATCGCATTGGGTTTATCTAA